A genomic window from Denticeps clupeoides chromosome 11, fDenClu1.1, whole genome shotgun sequence includes:
- the ncaph gene encoding condensin complex subunit 2: MSATSTPTSRIRQWASPSLGLKAALSATSTPTLDAFPGNDDEWERRQRRRSRVVDLQGGADSSINECAPQSNAGTPAAVPKLSTAQISEHYSTCIKLSTENKITTKNAFGLHLIDYMADILKQKDSEMNFKVAAGTLDASTKIYAVRVDAVHADAYRVLGGLGSETKPKEGQEDKEDGAIEAEEGAQISAKQVVKKKRPPKKTVEQNLGNINRSESEMKCEVDPMFQRMAASFDENSTAGVFLSVMFSEDSRCELRFPSHLTLLQSRPPNIPMFPQYIPAQPLIGTLKSMKASPICPSLEDFSFTRWTPDQTVNQLLEKMKQGEHAFDVNADIEPDEEDCQDFGDNFDADGDDFGQECEEGNKEQKDACARTSPGKGRDVIPIGKGDIGTMCLQISSEPREYSYFSPRTMATWVGPGYWLFKPSHKQDHLPEKETRKRGPKTAFVIDFTEDIHFHNYFRTTKAATTISKSALNSSNKKTTLPADFKYPLKALSQLSLKPSNTLCEMGKKRLSGDLGEAIGEYDYNNANDTANFCPGIQGGDSDDDAGGSGAYDDSQPMTESFNRSSPDNDGVSTYGEDNLVPEPHKVNTIEINYAKTAKKMDMKRLKNTMWNLLTDTHDKAPEEVNEEKQEEVPGEKFFSESTRTLVQKLPTSMANNLSVPLAFVALLHLANEKTLELCKVESMSDIIIRQGQ, from the exons ATGAGTGCGACCTCCACACCGACCTCTCGGATCCGTCAGTGGGCATCACCGTCTTTGGGGCTCAAAGCTGCCCTTTCAGCAACCAGCACCCCAACTCTGGACGCCTTTCCAGGCAACGACGACGAATGGGAACGTCGACAAAGGCGCAGGTCCCGGGTGGTCGACCTGCAGGGTGGAGCGGACTCCTCCATCAACGAATGTGCCCCACAGAG TAATGCCGGGACCCCTGCTGCAGTACCTAAACTGTCTACGGCACAGATCTCTGAACATTACTCCACTTGCATCAAGCTCTCCACGGAGAAC aaaattacaacaaaaaatgcatttgggcTGCACCTGATTGATTACATGGCAGACATACTCAAGCAAAAGGACTCTGAGATGAATTTCAAG GTTGCAGCAGGTACTCTGGATGCGAGTACTAAAATTTATGCAGTGAGAGTAGATGCTGTCCATGCTGATGCTTACAGAGTCCTTGGAGGTCTGGGCTCTGAAACTAAGCCAAAGGAAG GACAAGAAGACAAGGAGGATGGTGCGATTGAGGCAGAAGAGGGGGCGCAAATTTCAGCCAAGCAAgtggtgaagaagaagaggccACCAAAAAAGACTGTAGAGCAGAACCTGGGCAACATTAACCGTTCTGAGTCTGAAATGAAGTGTGAG GTGGACCCCATGTTCCAGCGCATGGCTGCTTCCTTTGATGAGAACAGTACTGCTGGAGTCTTTCTGTCTGTGATGTTTAGTGAGGACAGTCGGTGTGAGCTGCGATTCCCCTCCCACTTGACGCTTCTACAATCCAGGCCTCCCAACATCCCCATGTTCCCCCAGTACATCCCTGCCCAGCCTCTTATCG GTACACTGAAGTCCATGAAAGCCAGTCCCATCTGCCCCTCCTTGGAAGACTTCTCCTTCACGAGATGGACACCTGACCAG ACCGTGAACCAGCTATTGGAGAAAATGAAGCAGGGCGAGCATGCGTTTGACGTGAATGCTGACATTGAGCCAGATGAAGAGGACTGTCAGGACTTCGGAGACAATTTTGATGCAGACGGTGACGATTTTGGACAAGAGTGTGAAGAAGGAAATAAGGAGCAAAAAGATGCATGTGCCAGGACAAGCCCGGGGAAAGGACG GGATGTAATTCCAATTGGAAAAGGTGACATTGGCACTATGTGTCTTCAGATCTCCTCAGAGCCCAGGGAGTACTCATATTTCAGCCCCAGAACCATGGCTACATGGGTTGGACCTGGCTATTGGCTCTTTAAGCCCAGTCATAAAC AGGATCATTTGCCAGAAAAAGAGACCAGAAAGAGGGGACCAAAGACTGCATTTGTCATAGACTTCACTGAAgacatacattttcataattactTTCGCACAACTAAA GCAGCCACTACTATCAGTAAATCAGCTTTAAACAGCAGCAACAAGAAGACCACTCTTCCAGCAGACTTCAAATATCCCCTAAAAGCTCTATCCCAGCTCAGCCTGAAACCCTCCAACACA TTGTGTGAGATGGGGAAGAAGAGGCTGTCTGGGGATTTGGGTGAAGCCATCGGCGAGTACGACTACAACAATGCCAATGACACAGCTAACTTCTGCCCTGGGATTCAG GGAGGGGacagtgatgatgatgctgGAGGGTCTGGAGCATATGACGATTCTCAGCCGATGACCGAAAGCTTTAACAGGTCGTCACCAGACAATGATGGCGTCTCTACGTATGGTGAAGACAACCTGGTGCCAGAACCACACAAG GTGAATACGATTGAGATAAATTATGCCAAGACTGCAAAGAAGATGGACatgaaaagactgaaaaacaCAATGTGGAACCTCCTAACTGACACTCATGACAAAGCTCCTGAG GAGgtgaatgaagaaaaacaagagGAAGTGCCAGGAGAGAAATTCTTCAGCGAGTCTACCAGGACTCTCGTTcagaa ACTCCCCACCTCTATGGCAAACAACTTGTCTGTGCCACTGGCATTTGTTGCTCTATTACACTTGGCCAATGAAAAG ACCCTGGAACTTTGTAAAGTGGAAAGCATGTCAGATATCATCATCAGACAAGGCCAATGA